A portion of the Gossypium arboreum isolate Shixiya-1 chromosome 8, ASM2569848v2, whole genome shotgun sequence genome contains these proteins:
- the LOC108470229 gene encoding zinc finger CCCH domain-containing protein 30-like, with product MCVGPEHSKSGDMNHLTVKTEDSFSSLLELASNNDVEGIKQSIEKDVSSIDEVGLWYCREKGSNRIVAKHRTPLMVAATYGSVDVVKLILTHSEAVNLSCGTDKSTALHCAASSGSLHAIDVANLLLSAGADTNSSDANGCRPADVVVVHPKLQSMRAVMEELLSGHVSDDSFGKQNLRISIDNPTSGLPPLSSSPENRSSPSPSHLASSPTASKFVDIPVNSTTERKEYPVDPSLPDIKNSVYAADEFRMFSFKIRPCSRAYSHDWTECPFVHPGENARRRDPRKYHYSCVPCPDFRKGACRRGDMCEYAHGVFECWLHPAQYRTRMCKDGTSCDRRVCFFAHTAEELRPLYVSTGSAVPSPRSSASTASVMDMAAVMSLLPGSPSSVSALSPSPFNQPMSPSANGLSHSSAAWPQPNVPTLHLPGSSFQSSRLRSSLSARDIPREGFDMWPDFDAHEQILNDLTCVSQCHNSPVSVSRSCRSKTLTPSNLEELFSAEISSSPIYTDQSAASAIFSPTHKSAVLNQFQQQQSKLSPINTSVFAPRNVEHPLLQASFGVGSPGRMSPRSNEPISPMAARLSAHVQLEKQRQQQLSCLSSRELGSPVNSPWSKWGSPNGKLNWSVSADELGQLRKSSYELLNSSEGPDLSWVQSLVKESPPEMMKEKLVAPAPHGASSGNISNDSNSQINSVDHSVLGAWIEQMQLDQLVV from the coding sequence ATGTGCGTTGGTCCGGAGCATTCAAAATCTGGAGATATGAATCACTTAACTGTGAAAACTGAGGACTCTTTTTCTAGCTTACTTGAGCTTGCTTCTAATAATGATGTCGAGGGAATTAAGCAATCTATAGAGAAGGATGTTTCTTCGATCGATGAGGTTGGACTTTGGTATTGTCGTGAAAAAGGCTCAAACCGAATAGTTGCAAAGCATAGAACTCCATTAATGGTTGCTGCTACCTATGGCAGTGTTGATGTTGTTAAGCTTATATTGACTCACTCAGAGGCTGTCAACCTATCGTGTGGTACAGACAAAAGTACTGCCCTTCATTGTGCTGCCTCTAGCGGATCTCTTCATGCTATCGATGTTGCTAATCTACTTTTATCAGCTGGTGCTGATACAAATTCTTCTGATGCCAATGGCTGTCGACCTGCTGATGTTGTTGTAGTACATCCAAAGCTCCAAAGCATGAGAGCCGTTATGGAAGAACTTCTTTCGGGACATGTTTCTGATGACTCTTTTGGGAAGCAGAATTTACGGATATCCATTGATAACCCTACTTCTGGCTTGCCACCCCTTTCTTCGTCACCGGAGAATCGATCATCACCCTCTCCTTCGCACCTAGCATCTTCGCCAACGGCTTCGAAGTTTGTTGATATACCTGTTAACTCTACAACAGAGAGGAAAGAGTACCCTGTTGATCCATCTCTCCCTGATATCAAGAACAGTGTTTACGCAGCTGATGAGTTCCGCATGTTTTCATTCAAGATCCGTCCTTGTTCGAGAGCATACTCTCATGATTGGACGGAGTGTCCATTTGTTCATCCAGGAGAGAATGCACGGAGAAGGGACCCACGCAAGTACCACTACAGCTGTGTGCCATGCCCTGATTTCAGAAAAGGGGCTTGTAGACGAGGTGATATGTGTGAATATGCTCATGGAGTTTTTGAATGTTGGCTACATCCAGCACAATACCGCACTCGGATGTGCAAGGATGGCACAAGTTGTGATAGGCGGGTATGCTTTTTCGCCCACACTGCTGAGGAACTCCGCCCACTGTATGTCTCGACTGGCTCAGCCGTTCCCTCTCCACGCTCATCTGCATCCACTGCTAGTGTCATGGACATGGCTGCTGTTATGAGCCTTTTACCTGGTTCACCCTCATCAGTATCTGCCTTATCCCCTTCACCATTCAATCAGCCTATGTCTCCATCTGCTAATGGCCTTTCACACTCATCTGCAGCGTGGCCCCAACCAAATGTTCCAACACTTCACCTCCCTGGAAGCAGCTTTCAATCAAGTCGCTTGAGATCCTCCCTTAGTGCCCGAGATATCCCACGCGAGGGCTTCGACATGTGGCCTGATTTTGATGCTCATGAACAGATTCTAAATGATTTAACCTGTGTTTCCCAGTGTCATAACAGTCCAGTATCTGTGAGTCGCTCTTGTCGATCCAAAACATTAACTCCTTCAAACCTTGAAGAGCTATTTTCTGCGGAGATCTCTTCATCTCCTATATATACTGATCAGTCAGCTGCTTCTGCGATATTTTCCCCTACCCATAAATCAGCTGTCCTTAATCAGTTTCAACAGCAACAGAGCAAGTTATCTCCAATCAATACAAGTGTTTTTGCACCCAGAAATGTTGAACACCCACTGTTGCAGGCTTCATTCGGTGTTGGGTCTCCTGGAAGAATGTCACCCAGAAGTAATGAGCCAATCTCCCCCATGGCTGCTCGCTTGTCCGCACATGTTCAGCTTGAGAAGCAACGACAACAGCAGCTAAGCTGTCTTAGCTCTAGGGAGCTTGGATCTCCTGTGAATTCTCCTTGGTCCAAGTGGGGTTCGCCTAATGGAAAGTTGAACTGGTCAGTTAGTGCAGACGAACTGGGTCAATTACGAAAATCATCATACGAGCTTCTTAACAGTAGCGAGGGGCCCGACTTATCTTGGGTCCAGTCTCTTGTAAAGGAATCCCCACCTGAGATGATGAAAGAGAAGCTGGTAGCTCCTGCTCCACATGGTGCATCATCTGGTAACATTTCCAATGATTCCAATTCCCAGATCAATTCTGTGGATCATTCCGTTTTAGGAGCTTGGATCGAGCAAATGCAGCTTGATCAGCTTGTAGTGTAG
- the LOC108468568 gene encoding protein DETOXIFICATION 43-like yields the protein MPIFVLFKDARLVLKTDSIGMEILRMAFPAALALAADPIASLIDTAFIGRIGAVELAAVGVSIAIFNQAARITIYPLVSITTSFVAQEQTLADTTIHAPKSDHPENDGGNKEQIITPQDLEKVSGKITCKQPPCGDDVTSEVKKGKRHIPSASTAMVFGLVLGLLQTLFLVFGAKILLLVMGVKPNSPMMKPALKYLTLRSMGAPAVLLSLAMQGIFRGFKDTKTPLYATVAGDVTNIILDPIFIFVLRLGVSGAAIAHVLSQYLITLILLCQLVKQVELLPFRIKDLQFGRFLKNGVMLMGRVIAVTFCVTLSASMAARLGPTPMAAFQICLQVWLTSSLLADGLAVAGQAILACAFAEKDYKKVTAVAVRVLQMSFVMGMGLAVVVGVGLHFGSGIFSKDAAVLRLISIGVVFVASTQPINSLAFVCDGVNFGSSDFAYTAYSMILVGGASIASIFLLSKSNGFIGIWVALTIYMALRAFAGIWRIVTGTGPWRFLRTPL from the exons ATGCCAATTTTTGTTCTCTTCAAAGATGCAAG GCTTGTTTTGAAAACTGATTCAATCGGGATGGAGATATTAAGGATGGCATTCCCAGCAGCCTTGGCCTTAGCTGCTGATCCCATTGCTTCTCTCATCGACACCGCTTTCATTGGCCGTATAG GAGCGGTGGAGCTAGCTGCTGTAGGGGTTTCCATCGCCATATTCAACCAAGCTGCGAGGATCACCATTTACCCTCTTGTTAGCATCACAACTTCATTTGTTGCTCAAGAACAAACTCTTGCAGATACCACCATtcatgccccaaaatccgaccaTCCTGAAAATGACGGCGGCAACAAGGAGCAGATCATTACTCCCCAAGACTTGGAAAAAGTTTCAGGCAAAATAACATGTAAGCAGCCGCCATGTGGAGATGATGTTACCAGTGAAGTTAAAAAAGGGAAAAGACATATCCCATCGGCATCGACTGCAATGGTTTTTGGTTTAGTGCTCGGTCTGCTACAAACCCTGTTCCTGGTTTTCGGTGCCAAAATTCTCCTGCTTGTTATGGGTGTCAAACCT AATTCCCCTATGATGAAACCTGCACTAAAGTACTTGACATTGAGATCCATGGGAGCTCCTGCAGTTCTTCTTTCTTTGGCCATGCAAGGGATTTTCCGAGGTTTTAAGGATACCAAAACACCTTTATATGCTACTG TTGCAGGAGATGTAACAAATATCATATTGGACccaatatttatttttgtgttaagACTAGGTGTTAGTGGTGCAGCCATAGCACATGTTCTTTCTCA GTATTTGATTACACTGATCCTTTTATGCCAATTGGTGAAACAAGTGGAGCTTTTACCTTTTCGTATCAAGGACCTCCAATTTGGAAGATTTCTTAAAAATG GCGTTATGTTAATGGGAAGAGTTATAGCCGTCACATTTTGTGTGACATTGTCAGCATCAATGGCTGCTAGGCTTGGTCCAACACCAATGGCTGCGTTTCAAATCTGCTTACAAGTTTGGCTCACATCATCTTTGCTTGCGGATGGTTTAGCTGTTGCTGGACAG GCAATTCTTGCGTGTGCATTTGCTGAGAAGGACTATAAGAAGGTGACAGCAGTGGCAGTTCGGGTATTGCAG ATGAGTTTTGTGATGGGAATGGGGCTAGCTGTTGTGGTTGGAGTTGGTTTACACTTTGGGTCAGGGATCTTCTCCAAAGATGCTGCTGTTTTGCGCCTTATCAGCATAGGAGTAGTG TTTGTAGCAAGTACACAACCAATCAACTCGTTAGCTTTCGTTTGTGATGGCGTTAACTTTGGATCATCTGACTTTGCTTACACAGCTTACTCCATG ATACTGGTAGGTGGAGCAAGCATTGCATCAATATTCCTTCTCTCCAAAAGCAATGGTTTTATAGGAATCTGGGTTGCATTAACCATTTACATGGCTCTGCGTGCCTTTGCTGGTATTTGGAG GATCGTGACTGGTACAGGACCATGGCGCTTCCTAAGGACTCCATTGTAA